The DNA region GCTCACAACCGTTAGATTTTTCGCACCGTATAGCGAAATAAAAAAAAGCAGAGAGCGGCGTCCTTCGGACGCCGGCCCTCTGCTTGATGATTAAGGCGCAAGTTAGCCGAACGGTAAAAACGTACGGCGAACTCGCGGCCAAATACAAAGGGCCATCGACAAGCATTGTCGACGGCCCTTACGCTCAATCGGCTAATGGTCACACTTAAAGAAGCATAGTAAACCTACGCTTTTTAATAAAGACCATTCAGCCGATGAATATAGGAAGCTTTACGCTCCCCATTAAGCTCCGCACAACGCTTCATCGTGTTCATTTGTACGGAGCGGCGTGTTCTGACGAGTTTTACCAGCTTGATATACAACATTTCAAGCACCTTCCTTATAGAGAACGTTCAAAAAGTCATCCGACTTTTTGAGCACGCATTTATACAGATGAAATATTAACATATGCCGGAGCACCGATGCAAACTTATGCCGGATTTTCCGTTTGAAAATATTCAGCCTAGAGAATAACTCTATTTTCGATAATATTTTTCGTACCTATATGCGATTTCGAAGGCCCAAACTTCATAATCGCATCCTGAAATTCGGCCAACTCTTTGACAGATGGAACCTGAAGCTTGATCAGGTAATTATACTCCCCGCTAATCCGCACCAAATCCGACACTTCGGGCGCCTGTTCGCAAAACGCTTCAAGCTGTCGGCACAGCTCCGTTTTCAGCAGAATAAAAGCGTTCGTTCCCCGTTCCATTTCCCGCAAGTTAAGCGTTATCGTATATCCGGAAATCACGTAGTTTTCTTCCAGTTTGACGATCCTTTCTTTAACGGAAGGCTGCGACATAGACACTTCTTTGCTGATTTGCGAGATCGGCGTCCGGGAATTGCGTTGCAGGATCCGCAAAATTTTTTTATCGACATCATCGATGGGTTTCATCGTCAAGTACCTCCTGGAGCTTATTGCGAAATTAAAGAAATCGGTGTGAAAAAACTTATATTTTGAAAATATAATACAAAAAACACTTACAATTTGCATGTTTTAATACGGCTAAGCCTTCGTATAATCAACTCATAACAATAAGGAGGGATGCAAATGAGCATCAAAGGACTCGCCCACGCGGCTATCCGCGCCAAGGATTATCAAGCAACCATCGCATTTTATACAGAGGTGTTCGGATTCAAGCTCGGCCACCATTGGAATCTTCCGGCTTTCCGGATTACCGACGCCTCCATGCTGATTTCGCCCGACGGGCGGACATGCATCGAGGTTTTCGACAACGAAGCGGCCGTTCCCGCACAAGGCAAAAATGCGCTCGCGGACGAAGATGCCGTTTCCGGAGCTTTGCTGCATATCGCCTTTTACGTCGACGATGTCGACGCTGTATACCGCAAAGCGCTCGACCATGGGGCCAAGCCCTATATCGAGCCGGATAACCTGACGCTTGGCGATCCGCCTCTGGTGATCAGAAGCGCCGTGATTCACAGCCCCAACGGAGAGGTCGTCGAAATCCTGGAGGACGTGGATTTTGATCTGTCCCAGCCAAAGTAAATGCTCTATCCGTCATCGCGGCGAACTTGGCGATAGACATAGCGGTATTCGCTTGGCGGCAGACCGGTCGCCTTTTTGAACTGGCGCGAGAAATAAAGGGCGTCGTTAAAGCCGACCGAAGCGGCGATCTGGTCCACGGTGAGCGGTCCGGCCAAAAGTTCCTTCGCCTTCTCGATCCGCACTTTCATTAAATACTGTTTCGGTGAAAGTCCCGTTCGCGCCTTGAAAGCATGAAACAGATGGGCGCGGTGGTAGCCGAGCCTACGTGACAGCTCGCCGATGCTGATCGGCTGGTAGTATTGCAGCGTAATCCAGCGGACCGCCTGCTCCACCTGCCGGTCGATCATCGCGGGCTCACTCGTTTCGGGGGCAGGCAGCAATTGCCGGTTCGCGAGTCCGAACTGATGGAACAACAGCGTCAGCCATCCCGACGCCTCCAGGCTCTCCAGCCTCGGGTCGTCCGCATGCCGGAACGCCGACCGAATCCGGGTGTAAGGGCGATGCAAGGCCGCGATGTCCCCGGAATGGCAAACAGGACTGCCCGGCGTAATGCCGACGTCGGCCAGCTGCCTGGAGACGCCCGCTCCTTTTAAGGCGACCCATGCATAATGCCACGGATTTTGCGAATCGGCCTCATACGAAAACAATACGCCCGGAAAAATGACGAAAGTATCACCGGGACAGCAGCGGCGGTATTGATCCTTCCAGCGAAACTCCCCTTCCCCCTCCAGGACGCTGTGGATGAGAAAATAGTCATGGACGGACGGTCCGATTTTATGAGCGGGATGAGGGCGGCCTTCTCCGCTGAACAGCAGGGTGACGTCTTTTTCCCGGAAATCGGGATTGATGTTGTCTTCAAACATGTAATGGTCGGAAATCATCACAAACCTCCGGATCAAGACATTTTCGGCTTCCTTGCCAGTTTACCGTATTCAAAATCCCCCATACAACATTTATCTATATCTATCTTCGATTCCTCCATACTTTTCCCCTTCCGCCTAAGCTATATTGAAGGCATGAATATAAGCTGGCTGCATACTCAAAAGGAGGAGTTTTTTATGTCGAAAATTACATTTATCGGGGCTGGAAGCACGGTTTTTGCCAAAAATGTGCTGGGCGACTGCATGCAAACGCCCGCTCTGCAGGGATTTGAACTGGCGTTGTACGATATCGACCTTGAGCGGCTGCGGGACTCGGAGAACATGCTGAACAATCTGAAGCGCAGCAGCGGCA from Paenibacillus macerans includes:
- a CDS encoding Lrp/AsnC family transcriptional regulator, with the translated sequence MKPIDDVDKKILRILQRNSRTPISQISKEVSMSQPSVKERIVKLEENYVISGYTITLNLREMERGTNAFILLKTELCRQLEAFCEQAPEVSDLVRISGEYNYLIKLQVPSVKELAEFQDAIMKFGPSKSHIGTKNIIENRVIL
- a CDS encoding VOC family protein, which translates into the protein MSIKGLAHAAIRAKDYQATIAFYTEVFGFKLGHHWNLPAFRITDASMLISPDGRTCIEVFDNEAAVPAQGKNALADEDAVSGALLHIAFYVDDVDAVYRKALDHGAKPYIEPDNLTLGDPPLVIRSAVIHSPNGEVVEILEDVDFDLSQPK
- a CDS encoding helix-turn-helix transcriptional regulator, which codes for MISDHYMFEDNINPDFREKDVTLLFSGEGRPHPAHKIGPSVHDYFLIHSVLEGEGEFRWKDQYRRCCPGDTFVIFPGVLFSYEADSQNPWHYAWVALKGAGVSRQLADVGITPGSPVCHSGDIAALHRPYTRIRSAFRHADDPRLESLEASGWLTLLFHQFGLANRQLLPAPETSEPAMIDRQVEQAVRWITLQYYQPISIGELSRRLGYHRAHLFHAFKARTGLSPKQYLMKVRIEKAKELLAGPLTVDQIAASVGFNDALYFSRQFKKATGLPPSEYRYVYRQVRRDDG